The Panthera leo isolate Ple1 chromosome C2, P.leo_Ple1_pat1.1, whole genome shotgun sequence genome window below encodes:
- the LOC122230389 gene encoding skin secretory protein xP2-like, translated as MFSCCVPVFRGCWLRGAPGRDAPRPWRQWVRSCTGRLRSLARREPKKSTDEIGRRLSESRFTCPTEVCVCPVAQEGHPGPGERVAARRSPEAGPGDGLGGPPSPPGPFHRVLAQRSWDQDPEPPEPEPEESGAGAEAGAAPEPDPTASGASAALQAGAVSGATPAGAREPAGDLGPVQGRQAPEQSQLGPASAPAASTVPAPAPNTVPAL; from the exons ATGTTCTCCTGTTGTGTGCCCGTGTTCCGCGGCTGCTGGCTCAGGGGAGCCCCTGGCCGCGACGCTCCCCGACCCTGGAGACAGTGGGTCAGGTCGTGCACAGGACGCCTCAGGTCTCTAGCTCGCAGGGAGCCAAAG AAATCAACGGATGAAATCGGGAGGCGACTGTCGGAATCCCGATTCACCTGCCCTACAGAGGTGTGCGTGTGCCCCGTCGCCCAGGAGGGCCACCCTGGACCCGGGGAGAGAGTGGCCGCACGGAGGTCTCCGGAAGCAGGGCCTGGAGATGGCCTGGGAGGGCCTCCCTCACCGCCCGGGCCCTTCCACAGGGTCCTGGCTCAGCGGTCCTGGGACCAGGACCCGGAGCCCCCGGAGCCCGAGCCCGAGG AGTCcggggcaggagcagaagccGGTGCGGCTCCAGAGCCCGACCCAACAGCCTCGGGGGCCTCGGCGGCTCTGCAGGCAGGGGCGGTGTCCGGGGCGACTCCTGCAGGGGCCCGGGAGCCAGCGGGTGACCTGGGACCGGTGCAGGGACGGCAGGCACCTGAGCAGAGTCAGCTGGGTCCTGCTTCTGCTCCTGCTGCTTCCACTGTTCCTGCTCCCGCTCCCAACACCGTTCCTGCC